The Bombus huntii isolate Logan2020A chromosome 18, iyBomHunt1.1, whole genome shotgun sequence genome contains the following window.
agcgttactgaaatcacgtcatcgtcgatatacgttgGACGGTTTATCGAcgggaattttatcgtttaaaagctttacgatacgtatattaatcgaaaataacttACGCATGAGATGTCCTCAGCAATCTTTCGTAATTCCGGATTATCTGAATAAAGCTTTTCAAtgcatttcaatatcttcgattGCATGGATTGTTCCATTGGGACGTTAAATAGCTCTTCTGATGAACGTCCATCATTCTCATTGGGGAATATTGACGTCACTGTCATTGCGAGATTAATATGATTCGTATTGTCATCAGTTATCTTCTGCTGTAGATTCGTCTCTTTCGCAGGCTCACTTCTCGCTTGTTTACTAACAGATTTGGCTTTTGTCTCAATACTTCTACAAACACTGgatcatattgtaatacgatacgttgaatacgatacgttgaatacgttgaataccgtttaatatcgttaaataatttaaattcttacgttttgcttgcatttgtcacttccctcgtcatttcccttccagttattttcttacacaatatgggatatttttgaaatttcatcttgtaataattttcatactctgcaacgataatttccaaatcgatGTTGTCGCAAACCCGATGTTCGGGAGATAGACGAGCTTCCCGGAATAATACATCGCTAACgtctatatacataaaaaaatgtagtttttaattaattatagtttt
Protein-coding sequences here:
- the LOC126875502 gene encoding katanin p60 ATPase-containing subunit A-like 2 isoform X6, whose amino-acid sequence is MYIDVSDVLFREARLSPEHRVCDNIDLEIIVAEYENYYKMKFQKYPILCKKITGREMTREVTNASKTVCRSIETKAKSVSKQARSEPAKETNLQQKITDDNTNHINLAMTVTSIFPNENDGRSSEELFNVPMEQSMQSKILKCIEKLYSDNPELRKIAEDISCEIIVNKLNVHWDDVIGLEECKTAVKEAVVYPLKYPIFFDGPFSPWKGILLYGPPGTGKTKLAKAVATECHCTFFNITASSLVSKWRGDSEKYIRISCFVYVSFFVPLSMKERF